In a genomic window of Lonchura striata isolate bLonStr1 chromosome 4, bLonStr1.mat, whole genome shotgun sequence:
- the CLDN23 gene encoding claudin-23: MRTPTEMIVGLVLCPCGLLLTLTGTLAPSWRQVSLIPDQPMDVVWEQGIWDICRERQSTHDRLCGQADELGYFEQVPVRVAQGLMPSSLVVTLLGLVVAALGVRCWQPEPRHPVAGVAGLVLLLSGLMSLVPSSWYTQELWALPAPSGSTLTVGYSLVLSYLGSCLEILGGLALALSFHHCSKECRAPKLPPTPVTEAGSGSSRAYNNPWDVLEDEQNGQHWGRSPPCDSDL; encoded by the coding sequence ATGCGGACGCCGACGGAGATGATCGTGGGGCTGGTGCTGTGCCCCTGCGGGCTCCTGCTGACACTCACGGGCACGCTGGCACCCAGCTGGAGGCAGGTGAGCCTCATACCTGACCAGCCCATGGACGTCGTCTGGGAGCAGGGCATCTGGGACATATGCAGGGAGCGGCAGAGCACCCATGACCGCCTGTGCGGGCAGGCTGACGAGCTGGGCTACTTTGAGCAGGTGCCCGTGCGGGTGGCCCAAGGGCTGATGCCCTCCTCGCTGGTGGTCACCCTGCTGGGCTTGGTGGTGGCTGCCCTGGGCGTTCGCTGCTGGCAGCCGGAGCCCCGGCACCCGGTGGCCGgcgtggcagggctggtgctgctccttTCTGGGCTGATGAGCCTTGTGCCCAGCTCCTGGTACACGCAGGAGCTGTGGGCGCTGCCTGCACCGTCTGGCAGCACTCTGACCGTCGGCTACAGCTTGGTACTGAGCTATTTGGGAAGCTGTCTGGAGATCCTGGGCGGGCTGGCCCTCGCCCTCAGCTTCCATCACTGCAGCAAGGAGTGCAGGGCTCCTAAATTGCCCCCCACCCCTGTGACAGAGGCTGGGTCGGGCTCCAGTAGAGCTTACAACAATCCCTGGGATGTGCTGGAGGATGAGCAAAATGGACAGCACTGGGGAAGAAGCCCACCTTGTGACTCTGACTTGTAG